A genomic segment from Geitlerinema sp. PCC 7407 encodes:
- a CDS encoding CmpA/NrtA family ABC transporter substrate-binding protein has product MTKFSRRQFLATAGASTAFTLFLHGCASSSSNSGNAPTPAAASSTNNAVNVSAADAPEVTTAKLGFIALTDAAPLIIAKEKGLFEKYGMTDVSVEKQASWGTTRDNLELGSGGGGIDGAHILTPMPYLMALGTVTKQPVPMYILARLNVNGQGIMLSNTYKDLNIGADTKALKGAFAKEKSSGRDLKMAMTFPGGTHDLWIRYWMAAGGINPDQDVSTIVVPPPQMVANIKVSNMEGFCVGEPWPLQTVNQQIGYMAVTTGEIWKDHPEKAFAMRAEWVDKHPKAAMALLKAVLEAQQWCDRAENKQEMCEILAKREWFKVPVTDIIDRSTGKYDYGTGRVEDYSNSLVMKYWRDNASFPYKSHDLWFLTEDIRWGYLPADTDTRKIVDQVNREDLWREAAKAIGVAEAEIPTTSSRGVETFFDGVKFDPENPEAYLNGLAIKKV; this is encoded by the coding sequence ATGACGAAGTTCTCTCGGCGGCAGTTTTTGGCAACAGCGGGTGCAAGTACCGCGTTTACGCTTTTTCTCCACGGTTGTGCCTCTAGCTCCTCAAATTCTGGGAATGCGCCGACGCCCGCGGCAGCATCCAGCACCAACAATGCCGTGAATGTGAGCGCTGCCGACGCTCCTGAGGTGACCACGGCCAAGCTGGGCTTCATTGCTCTGACCGACGCCGCGCCCCTGATCATCGCCAAAGAAAAGGGCTTGTTCGAAAAGTACGGCATGACTGACGTCAGCGTCGAGAAGCAGGCCTCCTGGGGAACCACCCGCGACAACCTAGAGCTTGGTTCCGGGGGCGGCGGCATCGACGGAGCACACATTCTGACGCCCATGCCTTACCTGATGGCCCTCGGGACCGTCACCAAGCAGCCAGTGCCGATGTATATCCTGGCGCGGCTGAATGTGAATGGCCAGGGCATCATGCTCTCCAATACCTACAAGGACCTGAATATCGGGGCCGACACCAAAGCGCTCAAGGGTGCCTTTGCCAAGGAGAAGTCGTCGGGCCGCGATCTGAAGATGGCCATGACCTTCCCCGGTGGCACCCACGACCTGTGGATTCGCTACTGGATGGCAGCAGGCGGCATCAACCCAGACCAGGACGTCTCGACCATTGTGGTGCCGCCCCCGCAGATGGTGGCCAACATTAAGGTCAGCAACATGGAAGGGTTCTGCGTGGGCGAGCCTTGGCCGCTGCAAACCGTCAACCAGCAGATTGGCTATATGGCGGTCACGACGGGCGAGATCTGGAAGGATCACCCGGAAAAAGCCTTTGCGATGCGCGCGGAGTGGGTGGACAAGCACCCCAAAGCGGCGATGGCGCTGCTGAAGGCGGTTCTAGAAGCTCAGCAGTGGTGCGATCGCGCCGAGAACAAGCAAGAAATGTGCGAAATCCTGGCCAAGCGGGAATGGTTCAAGGTGCCTGTCACCGACATCATCGATCGCTCGACCGGCAAGTATGACTACGGCACGGGCCGGGTCGAAGACTACAGCAACTCCTTGGTGATGAAGTACTGGCGCGACAATGCTTCCTTCCCCTACAAGAGCCATGACCTGTGGTTCTTGACGGAGGACATCCGCTGGGGCTACCTGCCCGCCGACACCGACACCCGCAAGATCGTCGACCAGGTGAACCGCGAAGATCTCTGGCGCGAGGCGGCTAAGGCGATCGGGGTGGCGGAGGCTGAGATTCCGACGACCTCTTCGAGAGGGGTTGAGACCTTCTTTGACGGGGTGAAGTTTGACCCCGAGAACCCCGAGGCCTACCTCAACGGCTTGGCCATCAAAAAGGTTTAG
- a CDS encoding DUF1830 domain-containing protein: MNNPSTPDGWLLCHYINTSPQIQRVQIANFPGQSFERLLFPMERLLFDAPAEAELEIQPQQRNPTEVIRIPCGQLAQTALISG, encoded by the coding sequence ATGAACAATCCTTCTACCCCCGATGGATGGCTTCTGTGCCACTACATCAACACCAGCCCCCAAATTCAGCGCGTCCAGATCGCGAATTTCCCCGGCCAATCCTTCGAGCGGCTGCTGTTTCCCATGGAGCGACTGCTGTTTGACGCTCCCGCCGAGGCTGAGCTAGAAATTCAGCCCCAGCAGCGAAATCCTACGGAAGTTATCCGAATTCCCTGCGGCCAGCTGGCCCAAACTGCCTTGATTTCCGGATAG
- a CDS encoding nitrate reductase associated protein — MTDFFEFEADFVESLRCIPMQVRYKLDTCGIKLKLDHWLAFSQMERQAIVAQPCTTPTQIQECHTLIQDLVQQYTGAPASELPIEPEPAWLQGVEVPEALLTKAQAVGVAIAPQQWAGLTPLQRFALLKLSRPSHESRNFLPALREFHLA; from the coding sequence ATGACTGATTTTTTTGAGTTTGAGGCAGATTTTGTAGAGTCCCTGCGCTGCATTCCGATGCAGGTGCGCTACAAACTAGACACCTGCGGGATCAAACTCAAGCTCGATCACTGGCTTGCCTTTAGCCAAATGGAGCGGCAGGCGATCGTCGCTCAGCCCTGCACAACGCCGACCCAGATCCAGGAGTGCCACACGCTCATTCAAGACCTGGTGCAGCAATACACGGGCGCTCCGGCCTCAGAGCTGCCGATAGAGCCAGAACCAGCATGGCTTCAGGGGGTAGAGGTGCCGGAGGCGCTGCTGACCAAGGCCCAAGCGGTGGGAGTGGCGATCGCCCCGCAGCAGTGGGCGGGCCTGACGCCGCTCCAGCGCTTTGCCTTGCTCAAGCTCAGCCGTCCCAGCCACGAAAGCCGCAACTTTTTGCCAGCGCTGCGCGAGTTTCACCTCGCCTGA
- the ntrB gene encoding nitrate ABC transporter permease: protein MAVNLEARKPAPLLPPAVRKFLKQNSQRVFPPIIAIALFLFIWQILCSGPQSNLPSPTQTLSETWELIIDPFFDNGGTDKGLFWQIFASLQRVAIGFSLSAIVGIGLGILIGTNRFMYNALDPLFQVLRTVPPLAWLPISLAAFRDSNPSAIFVIFITAIWPIIINTTVGVQQIPQDYRNVARVLQLSRIEYFFNILFPSTVPYIFTGLKIGVGLSWLAIVAAEMLVGGVGIGFFIWDAWNSSRLSEIILALIYVGVVGLLLDRLVSFIASLVVPEGQR, encoded by the coding sequence ATGGCCGTCAACCTCGAGGCTCGTAAGCCTGCACCCCTACTGCCGCCCGCCGTTCGCAAGTTTCTCAAGCAGAACTCCCAGCGCGTATTTCCGCCGATCATTGCGATCGCCCTTTTTCTGTTCATTTGGCAAATCCTGTGCAGCGGCCCCCAGTCCAACCTGCCCAGCCCCACCCAGACCCTCAGCGAAACCTGGGAACTGATTATTGATCCCTTCTTTGACAATGGCGGCACCGACAAAGGCCTGTTCTGGCAGATCTTCGCCAGCTTACAGCGGGTGGCCATCGGCTTTTCTCTGTCCGCGATCGTGGGCATCGGTCTGGGTATCTTGATCGGGACCAACCGCTTCATGTATAACGCCCTGGACCCGCTGTTCCAGGTGCTGCGGACGGTGCCGCCCCTGGCCTGGCTGCCCATTTCCCTGGCTGCTTTCCGCGACAGCAACCCCTCCGCCATCTTCGTCATCTTCATCACGGCGATCTGGCCCATCATCATCAACACCACGGTGGGCGTTCAGCAAATCCCCCAGGACTATCGCAACGTGGCCCGGGTGCTCCAGCTGTCCCGCATTGAGTACTTTTTCAACATCCTGTTTCCCTCGACCGTTCCCTACATCTTTACCGGCCTCAAGATTGGCGTCGGCCTGTCCTGGCTGGCGATCGTGGCGGCGGAGATGCTGGTGGGCGGTGTAGGCATCGGCTTCTTTATCTGGGACGCCTGGAACAGCTCGCGCCTGAGCGAAATCATCCTGGCCCTGATTTATGTTGGCGTCGTGGGACTGCTGCTCGATCGGCTGGTAAGCTTCATTGCCAGCCTGGTGGTCCCCGAAGGCCAGCGCTAA
- a CDS encoding phosphate-starvation-inducible PsiE family protein produces the protein MLWLRRLKNRLSRTGSDENFLKLIELTESVVSKVLSLLMIVVIFVALIDLAWFLLLELFSSPYGFFNRTLIEVFGLFLSVLIALEILENITAYLRKHVVQVELVIVTSLTAVARKIIILDLEKVSGIDIVGLAAAILALSLSYWIVRHTSPSSH, from the coding sequence ATGCTGTGGCTCAGACGACTTAAAAATCGCCTCTCTCGAACTGGATCGGATGAAAACTTTCTCAAGCTCATCGAGCTGACCGAAAGCGTCGTTTCGAAAGTCCTCTCGCTGCTGATGATCGTCGTCATCTTTGTGGCGCTGATCGATCTGGCTTGGTTTTTGCTGCTAGAGCTGTTTTCGTCTCCCTACGGCTTTTTCAACCGCACGCTGATCGAAGTGTTTGGGCTCTTTTTGAGCGTGCTGATTGCCCTAGAAATTTTGGAAAATATTACGGCTTATCTGCGCAAGCACGTGGTTCAGGTAGAGTTGGTCATCGTCACTTCCCTGACGGCAGTAGCGCGGAAAATTATCATTCTCGATCTGGAAAAGGTGTCTGGCATTGACATTGTTGGCTTGGCGGCCGCGATTTTGGCCCTGTCCCTGAGCTACTGGATCGTTCGCCATACCTCTCCCTCCTCGCACTAG
- a CDS encoding molybdopterin oxidoreductase family protein — protein MTEPTKTLCPYCGVGCGLEVLPPAQPGKPTNRDKYGNPIWQVRGDRAHPSSQGMVCVKGATIAEAIDKDRLRHPLIRDSLNDSFRQATWEEALDRITREIQATLATHGPDGICMYGSGQFQTEDYYIAQKLLKGCLGTNNFDANSRLCMSSAVAGYIQSFGSDGPPCCYDDLEQTDCAFLIGTNAAECHPIAFNRLRKYHKRNRHVKMIVVDPRRTATAEAADLHLPIRPGTDIDLLNGIAHLLMQWGCLDLTFLDECTTGFPAYAAILADYPPEVVAERCGIAAEAVELAARYWADSKRVLSLWSMGVNQSSEGTAKVRTLINLHLMTAQIGRPGAGPFSLTGQPNAMGGREAGGLSHLLPGYRLVKNLQHRSELEVQWNLAPGSISPEPGRTVWEMIEGLERSEVGVFWVAATNPVVSLPDLERVKAAMLRSPFTVYQDAYYPTETAAYAHVVLPAAQWGEKTGTMTNSERYVTLCPAFRDPVGSARPDWEIFAEVGRRLGYGTHFDFADSAAVHREFVQLTRDRVCDMTAISYERLRTEGPLRWPCSEITGGVSVPRLYTQLRFPTPDGRARFAAYHSRGLAEPPDPAYPWVLTTGRLYGHWHTMTRTGRIEKTRQMHPQPFIEIHPRDAAQLGIQEESWVEVRSRRGKGRFPAKITTAIAPGTVFVPMHWGSLWADDAEANALMHPEACPDSKQPELKACAVQLAPWTPEESSLDSMASISSPLSMSTTY, from the coding sequence ATGACTGAACCCACCAAAACCCTGTGTCCTTACTGCGGCGTGGGTTGTGGCCTAGAGGTGCTACCGCCTGCCCAGCCCGGAAAGCCAACCAACCGCGACAAATACGGCAACCCGATTTGGCAGGTGCGGGGCGATCGCGCCCATCCCTCCAGTCAAGGCATGGTGTGTGTCAAAGGAGCCACGATCGCCGAGGCCATCGACAAAGACCGTCTGCGCCATCCGCTGATCCGCGACTCCCTCAACGACTCCTTTCGCCAAGCCACCTGGGAAGAAGCCCTCGATCGCATCACCCGCGAGATCCAGGCCACCCTGGCCACCCACGGGCCAGACGGCATCTGCATGTACGGTTCGGGCCAGTTCCAGACCGAGGACTACTATATCGCCCAAAAGCTGCTCAAGGGCTGTCTGGGCACCAACAACTTCGACGCCAACTCGCGCCTGTGCATGTCCTCGGCGGTCGCAGGCTACATCCAGAGTTTCGGGTCCGACGGCCCGCCCTGCTGCTACGACGACCTCGAGCAGACTGACTGCGCCTTCTTGATCGGCACCAATGCGGCGGAGTGCCACCCGATCGCCTTCAACCGCCTGCGCAAGTACCACAAGCGCAACCGCCACGTGAAGATGATCGTGGTTGATCCCCGGCGCACCGCCACGGCCGAGGCAGCGGATCTGCACCTGCCCATTCGTCCGGGTACCGACATCGACTTGCTGAATGGAATTGCCCACCTGCTGATGCAGTGGGGATGCCTGGACTTGACGTTCCTGGATGAATGCACCACCGGATTTCCGGCCTATGCGGCGATCCTCGCCGACTATCCGCCGGAGGTGGTCGCCGAGCGCTGCGGCATCGCAGCCGAGGCGGTGGAGCTGGCAGCGCGCTACTGGGCCGACTCCAAGCGGGTGCTGTCTCTGTGGTCCATGGGAGTGAATCAGTCCTCCGAGGGGACCGCGAAGGTGCGAACGCTGATCAACCTGCACCTGATGACGGCCCAAATTGGGCGGCCGGGGGCGGGGCCTTTTTCCTTGACCGGGCAGCCCAACGCCATGGGCGGGCGCGAGGCCGGAGGCCTCTCTCACCTGCTGCCGGGCTACCGCCTGGTCAAAAATCTCCAGCACCGCTCTGAGCTAGAAGTCCAGTGGAACCTAGCGCCGGGCAGCATTTCGCCGGAGCCGGGCCGCACGGTGTGGGAAATGATCGAAGGGCTGGAACGCTCCGAGGTGGGCGTTTTTTGGGTGGCGGCGACCAATCCGGTGGTGAGCCTGCCGGACCTAGAGCGGGTGAAGGCGGCAATGCTGCGATCGCCCTTTACCGTCTATCAAGACGCCTACTATCCCACCGAGACGGCGGCCTACGCCCACGTGGTGCTGCCAGCGGCTCAGTGGGGCGAAAAAACCGGCACCATGACCAACTCCGAGCGCTATGTAACCCTGTGTCCGGCCTTCCGCGATCCGGTGGGTTCAGCACGGCCTGACTGGGAAATCTTCGCGGAGGTGGGCCGGCGGCTGGGCTATGGGACTCACTTCGACTTTGCGGATTCGGCGGCGGTGCACCGCGAGTTTGTGCAGCTAACCCGCGATCGCGTCTGCGACATGACGGCCATCAGCTACGAGCGGCTGCGGACCGAGGGGCCGCTGCGGTGGCCCTGCTCGGAGATCACCGGCGGAGTCTCGGTGCCTCGCCTGTACACCCAGCTGCGCTTTCCCACGCCGGACGGCCGCGCTCGCTTTGCTGCCTACCACTCGCGCGGCCTCGCCGAGCCCCCTGACCCTGCCTATCCCTGGGTGCTCACCACGGGCCGTCTGTACGGCCACTGGCACACTATGACCCGCACAGGCCGCATCGAAAAGACGCGTCAGATGCATCCCCAGCCCTTTATTGAGATTCATCCTCGCGACGCTGCGCAGCTCGGCATCCAAGAAGAATCCTGGGTTGAGGTGCGATCGCGCCGGGGCAAGGGACGCTTTCCCGCCAAGATCACGACGGCGATCGCCCCGGGGACTGTCTTCGTGCCCATGCACTGGGGCTCTCTGTGGGCCGACGACGCCGAGGCCAACGCCCTCATGCATCCCGAGGCCTGCCCAGACTCCAAGCAGCCCGAGCTCAAGGCCTGCGCCGTGCAGCTAGCGCCCTGGACCCCGGAAGAGAGCAGTCTAGATTCAATGGCGTCTATCAGTAGTCCTCTATCTATGTCAACTACCTATTAG
- a CDS encoding MFS transporter: MLSELWSLQGRYRILHMTWFAFFLSFVVWFNLAPLATTLKADLGLTTSQIRTLAICNVALTVPARIIIGMLLDKYGPRVTYSLLLMFAAIPCTLFALAQDFNTLVISRLLLSIVGAGFVIGIRMVAEWFPPKEIGLAEGIYGGWGNFGSAAAAFTLPSVALGLSFLAGGQANWRLAIALTGIAAAVYGVIYFFGVQDTPPGKVYQRPARHGGIEVTSRRDFWFMLVMNVPLVGVLALLAWRLTQEGVLDTTGLVVTWVALAGLYGFQASKAWYVNQDLMQGRKRYEAGDRYQFNQVAILELTYFVNFGSELAVVSMLPAFFEQTFGLNPSQAGMIAASYAFMNLMSRPGGGLISDRLGSRKWTMAVLTAGMGLGYLMMGSVTGGWWLPLAILLTMACSFFVQAGEGSTFAIVPLIKRRVTGQIAGNVGAYGNVGAVCYLTLFSLLPEGAIANRIFFQTLGLAALVVAFLCWFFLKEPKGSFSAHHEGEELEPTVTEPRLVLRDDRN; encoded by the coding sequence ATGCTTTCAGAATTGTGGTCACTCCAGGGACGCTATCGCATCCTGCACATGACCTGGTTTGCCTTCTTCCTGTCCTTTGTGGTGTGGTTCAACCTCGCCCCCCTGGCGACGACGCTCAAGGCTGACTTGGGCTTGACCACATCCCAAATTCGGACGCTGGCAATCTGCAACGTGGCCCTGACGGTGCCAGCTCGGATCATCATTGGCATGCTGCTGGACAAGTACGGGCCTCGGGTGACCTACTCGCTGCTGCTGATGTTTGCGGCGATTCCCTGTACGCTGTTTGCCCTCGCTCAGGATTTCAACACGTTGGTGATTAGCCGGCTGCTCCTCAGCATCGTGGGCGCGGGCTTTGTGATCGGCATTCGCATGGTGGCGGAGTGGTTTCCGCCCAAGGAAATCGGCCTAGCTGAAGGGATCTATGGCGGCTGGGGCAACTTCGGTTCGGCGGCGGCGGCCTTTACGCTGCCGTCGGTGGCCCTGGGCCTGTCCTTCTTGGCGGGCGGCCAAGCGAACTGGCGGCTGGCGATCGCCCTGACGGGGATTGCGGCGGCGGTGTACGGCGTCATCTACTTCTTTGGGGTCCAAGATACCCCACCCGGCAAGGTGTATCAGCGGCCCGCTCGCCACGGTGGCATCGAAGTCACCTCCCGCCGCGACTTCTGGTTCATGCTGGTGATGAATGTGCCTCTGGTGGGCGTGCTGGCGCTGCTGGCCTGGCGGCTGACCCAGGAGGGCGTCCTCGACACCACCGGCCTCGTCGTTACGTGGGTGGCCCTGGCCGGACTCTATGGCTTTCAGGCCTCCAAAGCTTGGTATGTGAATCAGGACCTGATGCAGGGCCGCAAGCGCTACGAGGCAGGCGATCGCTATCAGTTCAACCAGGTGGCCATTCTAGAGCTGACCTACTTTGTGAACTTTGGCTCGGAGCTGGCGGTGGTGTCCATGCTGCCAGCGTTCTTTGAGCAGACCTTTGGCCTGAACCCCAGCCAGGCGGGCATGATTGCCGCCAGCTATGCTTTCATGAACCTGATGTCCCGACCTGGGGGCGGCCTGATTTCCGATCGCCTGGGCAGCCGCAAGTGGACCATGGCGGTGCTGACGGCGGGCATGGGCCTGGGCTATCTAATGATGGGCAGCGTGACGGGGGGCTGGTGGCTACCGCTGGCGATCCTGCTGACCATGGCGTGCTCCTTCTTTGTCCAGGCCGGTGAGGGCTCGACCTTTGCCATCGTGCCGCTGATCAAGCGGCGGGTGACGGGGCAAATCGCGGGCAACGTGGGAGCCTACGGCAACGTGGGAGCGGTGTGCTACCTGACCCTGTTTAGCCTGCTGCCCGAGGGGGCGATCGCCAACCGGATCTTCTTCCAGACCTTGGGTTTGGCGGCGCTGGTGGTGGCCTTCCTGTGCTGGTTCTTCCTCAAGGAGCCCAAGGGTTCCTTCTCGGCCCACCACGAAGGGGAAGAGCTGGAGCCTACCGTGACGGAGCCCCGACTGGTCCTGCGGGACGATCGCAACTAA
- a CDS encoding nitrate ABC transporter ATP-binding protein (This model describes the ATP binding subunits of ATP-binding cassette (ABC) transporters for nitrate transport, or for bicarbonate transport, in bacteria and archaea.), translating to MAFVEIDHVGKIFALPNGASYIALKNIELKIRQGEFVSLIGHSGCGKSTLLNMVAGLDRPTEGGVILEGREIRRPGPERMVVFQNYSLLPWLTVRQNIALAVNSTLKHLPKGERRGIVEQHIDLVHLRAAADKRPHELSGGMKQRVAIARALAIRPKVLLLDEPFGALDALTRGNLQEQLMQICQESKVTCIMVTHDVDEALLLSDRVVMLTNGPEAHIGQILEVELPRPRHRLEVMNHPSYYGLRNEIVYFLNQQKRAKRRPVPQRGAIARNGLEKVNLDLGFLPLTDCAPLVVAKEKGFFRKHGLEEVTLSREPSWRAIAEGVATGRLDAAMMAAGMPLAMTLGLEGKMPLPMVIALVLSRNGNAITLDRRFQEQGVQTLADFKAAIAAEPDQRHILGMVHGASMHNLLLRYWLAAGGIDPDRDLDLQVVSPTQMVSSLKAGTIDGFCAGEPWNSRAVQEELGYVIATDLDIWAGHPEKVLGVQESWAQRYPQTHLALVKALLEACEYCDDLRHREEIVQILAQPQYIGSQVNFLRPGFIDPYPTRLGSQGRSLPRFNQFHVDQTNCPGRAEGLWILTQLARWGVTPFPKNWVEILERVRRVDLFGEAARQLGWPDMEPDRKPFALFDGVVFDPDDPLGYLDRLAIKGEVRVEEIILDAPVPSKAA from the coding sequence ATGGCTTTTGTTGAAATCGACCACGTTGGCAAGATATTTGCCCTCCCAAACGGCGCTAGCTACATTGCTCTCAAAAATATTGAGCTAAAGATTCGCCAGGGTGAGTTTGTTTCGCTGATCGGCCACTCGGGCTGTGGCAAGTCGACCTTGCTGAATATGGTGGCGGGTCTCGATCGCCCCACCGAGGGCGGCGTGATCTTGGAAGGGCGCGAGATTCGGCGGCCCGGCCCCGAGCGGATGGTGGTGTTCCAAAACTATTCGCTGCTGCCCTGGCTGACGGTGCGCCAAAACATCGCCCTGGCGGTGAACTCGACCCTCAAGCACCTGCCCAAGGGGGAGCGCCGGGGCATCGTCGAACAGCACATCGACCTGGTGCATCTGCGGGCGGCGGCGGACAAGCGCCCCCACGAGCTGTCGGGCGGCATGAAGCAGCGGGTGGCGATCGCCCGGGCCCTGGCCATCCGGCCCAAGGTGCTGCTGCTCGATGAGCCCTTTGGGGCCCTCGATGCCCTGACCCGCGGCAACCTCCAAGAGCAGCTAATGCAGATCTGCCAGGAGAGCAAGGTGACCTGCATCATGGTGACCCACGATGTGGATGAGGCCCTGCTGCTGTCGGATCGGGTGGTGATGCTGACCAATGGCCCCGAGGCCCACATCGGCCAGATTCTGGAGGTGGAGCTGCCCCGGCCCCGTCATCGTCTGGAGGTGATGAACCACCCCAGCTACTACGGTCTGCGCAACGAGATTGTCTACTTCCTTAACCAGCAGAAGCGGGCCAAGCGGCGGCCGGTGCCCCAGCGCGGCGCGATCGCCCGCAATGGCCTGGAGAAGGTGAACCTGGATCTGGGCTTTTTGCCGCTGACGGACTGCGCGCCCCTGGTGGTCGCCAAGGAAAAGGGCTTTTTCCGCAAGCACGGCCTGGAAGAAGTGACCCTCAGCCGCGAGCCGAGCTGGCGGGCGATCGCGGAAGGAGTGGCGACGGGGCGACTGGACGCGGCCATGATGGCGGCGGGCATGCCCCTGGCCATGACCCTGGGCCTGGAGGGCAAAATGCCCCTGCCCATGGTGATTGCGCTGGTGCTCAGCCGCAACGGCAACGCGATCACCCTCGATCGTCGCTTCCAGGAGCAAGGCGTGCAGACCCTGGCCGATTTCAAGGCGGCGATCGCCGCTGAGCCTGACCAGCGCCACATCCTGGGCATGGTCCACGGTGCCTCCATGCACAACCTGCTGCTGCGCTACTGGCTGGCTGCGGGCGGCATCGATCCCGATCGCGACCTCGATCTGCAAGTCGTGTCGCCGACCCAAATGGTGTCCAGCCTCAAGGCCGGGACCATTGACGGATTCTGTGCGGGCGAGCCCTGGAACTCCCGCGCGGTGCAAGAAGAGCTGGGCTATGTGATCGCTACGGACCTCGACATCTGGGCCGGTCACCCCGAGAAAGTCCTCGGCGTCCAGGAATCCTGGGCTCAGCGCTATCCCCAGACCCACCTGGCCCTGGTCAAGGCGCTGCTGGAGGCCTGCGAATACTGCGACGACCTCCGCCACCGCGAAGAAATCGTCCAGATCTTGGCTCAGCCCCAGTACATCGGCAGCCAGGTCAACTTCCTGCGCCCCGGCTTCATCGATCCCTATCCCACCCGACTGGGCTCCCAAGGGCGATCGCTGCCCCGCTTCAACCAGTTCCATGTGGACCAGACCAACTGCCCTGGCCGAGCAGAGGGGCTGTGGATTCTGACGCAGCTAGCCCGCTGGGGCGTCACCCCCTTCCCCAAAAACTGGGTGGAGATCCTCGAGCGGGTGCGCCGAGTGGACCTGTTTGGCGAAGCGGCTCGCCAGCTGGGCTGGCCTGACATGGAGCCCGATCGCAAGCCCTTTGCCCTCTTTGACGGAGTGGTGTTTGACCCCGATGACCCTCTGGGCTACCTCGATCGCCTGGCCATCAAGGGGGAGGTGCGGGTGGAGGAAATCATCCTCGATGCGCCTGTCCCGTCCAAAGCTGCTTAG
- a CDS encoding nitrate ABC transporter ATP-binding protein (This model describes the ATP binding subunits of ATP-binding cassette (ABC) transporters for nitrate transport, or for bicarbonate transport, in bacteria and archaea.): MQTLKNAHSDAQSHRSQEPYLTIENVSKSFPTPKGPYTVLDGVNLTLQEGEFVCFIGHSGCGKSTLLNMVSGFLRPTTGEVRLNGKRITKPGPDRMVVFQNYALLPWKTAYENVYLAVNAAYPQKNKSEKVAIARHHLDLVGLSEAAHKRPHQLSGGMKQRVAIARALSIRPEVLVLDEPFGALDAITKEELQEELLKIWQDHRATVLMITHDIDEALFLADRLVMMTNGPSATIGEILDIPFARPRDRAQLIEDPQYYELRNYALDFLYRRFAHEED; the protein is encoded by the coding sequence ATGCAGACCCTCAAAAATGCTCACTCTGATGCTCAGTCCCACCGCTCTCAGGAGCCTTACCTGACGATCGAGAACGTCTCGAAGTCCTTCCCAACGCCGAAGGGGCCTTATACCGTCCTTGATGGCGTGAACCTGACCCTCCAGGAAGGAGAGTTTGTTTGCTTCATCGGCCACTCGGGGTGCGGCAAGTCGACGCTGCTGAACATGGTGTCGGGCTTTTTGCGGCCCACGACGGGTGAGGTTCGTCTCAACGGCAAGCGCATCACCAAGCCAGGTCCAGACCGCATGGTGGTGTTCCAAAACTACGCGCTGCTGCCCTGGAAGACGGCCTACGAGAACGTCTACCTGGCAGTGAATGCGGCCTATCCCCAAAAGAACAAGTCAGAGAAAGTGGCGATCGCCCGTCACCACCTAGACTTGGTGGGCCTCTCCGAGGCGGCGCACAAGCGCCCCCACCAGCTGTCCGGCGGCATGAAGCAGCGGGTGGCGATCGCCCGGGCGCTGTCGATCCGGCCCGAGGTGCTGGTCCTGGATGAGCCCTTCGGAGCCCTCGACGCCATCACCAAAGAAGAGCTCCAAGAAGAGCTGCTCAAGATTTGGCAAGACCACCGGGCGACGGTGCTGATGATCACCCACGACATCGACGAGGCGCTCTTCCTGGCCGATCGCCTGGTGATGATGACCAACGGCCCGTCGGCCACCATCGGCGAAATCTTGGACATTCCCTTTGCCCGGCCGCGCGATCGCGCCCAGCTGATCGAGGACCCGCAGTACTACGAGCTGCGCAACTACGCCCTTGATTTCCTCTATCGCCGTTTTGCCCATGAGGAGGACTAG